A section of the Phaseolus vulgaris cultivar G19833 chromosome 8, P. vulgaris v2.0, whole genome shotgun sequence genome encodes:
- the LOC137825505 gene encoding probable auxin efflux carrier component 8 translates to MISLADAYHVVAATLPLYVTMILAYVSVKWWKIFTPDQCSGINKFVAKFSIPLLSFQIISSNNIYDMSLKLVYADFVQKSLAFLVLIAITKISGRGGLKWIITGLSLTTLPNTLILGIPLMKAMYKGEAVVLLAQIIFLQSMIWYNLLLFLYELDAVNTRPVAAAPPPQGSAGETDRDREVQSKGEEDADPRTKRKLKVLPILAKVGKKLIKNPNTYATLVGFIWSSIHFRWGLHMPEVVTQSIEILSNGGLGMAMFSLGLFMASQSSIIACGPRMTMVAIGLKVVVGPGLMTVASLLIGLRNTLFKVTIVQAALPQGIVPFVFAKEYNVHPAVLSTAILLGMLIALPVELAFYFLLAI, encoded by the exons ATGATTTCCCTAGCAGATGCCTATCATGTGGTAGCAGCCACTCTTCCACTATATGTGACCATGATACTGGCCTACGTTTCTGTGAAATGGTGGAAGATCTTCACACCAGATCAATGTTCAGGCATAAACAAATTTGTGGCAAAGTTCTCCATCCCCCTTTTGTCATTTCAAATCATTTCCTCTAACAACATCTATGACATGAGCCTCAAACTCGTATATGCGGATTTTGTTCAGAAATCGCTTGCATTTCTAGTCTTAATAGCAATCACTAAGATCAGTGGCCGAGGAGGTTTAAAGTGGATCATAACGGGTTTGTCATTAACAACACTCCCCAACACTTTGATTCTTGGAATCCCTCTGATGAAAGCTATGTATAAGGGTGAAGCAGTTGTTCTCCTGGCACAGATTATTTTCTTGCAGAGCATGATCTGGTACAATTTGTTGTTGTTTCTTTATGAACTTGATGCTGTCAACACCAGGCCCGTTGCAGCTGCACCACCACCACAAGGCTCGGCTG GAGAAACAGACAGAGATCGTGAGGTACAATCAAAAGGAGAAGAAGACGCAGACCCTAGAACAAAAAGGAAGCTGAAGGTCTTGCCCATTCTTGCCAAAGTGGGAAAGAAGCTAATAAAAAATCCTAATACCTATGCAACTTTAGTGGGTTTTATTTGGTCAAGCATACATTTCAG GTGGGGATTACACATGCCTGAAGTTGTTACTCAGTCAATAGAAATATTGTCCAATGGAGGTCTTGGCATGGCAATGTTCAGCTTAG GTTTGTTTATGGCATCACAGTCCAGCATCATAGCATGTGGGCCAAGGATGACAATGGTGGCAATAGGACTGAAAGTTGTGGTTGGACCTGGTCTGATGACAGTGGCTTCTCTTCTGATAGGACTAAGAAACACATTGTTTAAAGTGACAATTGTTCAG GCAGCTCTACCTCAAGGAATTGTTCCTTTTGTTTTTGCCAAAGAATATAATGTTCATCCAGCCGTTTTAAGCACAGC GATCTTGTTAGGAATGCTCATTGCCTTGCCAGTGGAATTAGCCTTCTACTTCCTCTTAGCAATTTGA